The following are encoded together in the Bacteroidales bacterium genome:
- a CDS encoding type IX secretion system membrane protein PorP/SprF: protein MFFLNNHNAISQDFSFSDPYSEKILLNPSYSGLSKCPEIDLNYKMNLFNNLFSFSYNQNLSGHNSGFAFLLYNNRQGKGSINNLSVSGIYSYKININERKLINTAIQASYFQQNINTDKLIFNDQIDPISGLINQVSSESGFRDVKTYDFSVGTSFLSNKYRTGLSVQHIDKLFLKDKNNLLNPAINFNFGKIFSIKKEQYKSYIFVIPEVIYNFQNNFHQIIYAVHIINNIFSTRFYLKHNIKFNTLGSIISLGLNYRNVRISYIYEINFTRFITIPISFNQISLKYKFKCSEKRKFKNTIYCSDF from the coding sequence ATGTTTTTTTTAAATAATCATAATGCAATTTCACAAGATTTTAGTTTCTCTGATCCTTATTCCGAAAAAATTTTATTAAACCCTTCATATTCCGGCTTAAGTAAATGCCCTGAAATTGATTTGAATTACAAAATGAATCTTTTTAATAATCTTTTTTCATTTTCATATAATCAGAATCTATCCGGACACAACAGCGGTTTTGCGTTCTTATTATATAACAACCGACAGGGAAAAGGCTCAATTAACAATCTTTCTGTTTCAGGTATTTATTCATATAAAATAAATATTAATGAACGAAAGCTAATTAATACAGCTATTCAAGCTTCATATTTTCAGCAGAATATAAACACAGATAAGTTAATTTTCAATGATCAAATTGATCCGATTTCAGGACTTATAAATCAGGTATCATCAGAATCCGGATTCCGTGATGTAAAAACATACGATTTTTCTGTAGGAACATCATTCTTATCTAATAAATACAGAACAGGATTATCAGTTCAACATATAGACAAATTATTTTTAAAAGATAAAAATAATTTACTCAATCCGGCAATTAATTTTAATTTTGGCAAGATTTTTTCTATTAAAAAAGAACAGTATAAATCGTATATTTTTGTGATACCGGAAGTTATATACAACTTTCAAAATAATTTTCATCAAATAATATATGCTGTACATATAATTAATAACATTTTTTCAACAAGGTTTTATTTAAAACATAATATAAAATTCAACACTTTAGGATCAATTATATCATTAGGGCTGAATTACAGAAATGTCAGAATATCATATATTTACGAAATTAATTTTACCAGATTTATAACAATACCAATCAGTTTTAATCAAATTAGTCTGAAATATAAGTTTAAATGTTCTGAAAAAAGAAAATTCAAGAACACAATATATTGTTCAGATTTTTAG
- the porU gene encoding type IX secretion system sortase PorU — protein MIKISAKVLLISCFLFFYKVEKISSQTFSKKINWQNKRFVSDSITGYYVLDFEKAAMFSDNKLPYFAENINIRKFYDQNFDYKVKLENPEYIVFKNDELSGVLGLENIKESIIIESEVHLARGVPYLQYKLIPAKRNKTTGKIEKLTGFKIKIIKTPRKKSGKQKLYAENSVLQSGTWVKIRISKTGLYKLTFEELQNMGVANPENVRVFGNDAGWLPMIAGEERPDDLIENDILFSSNSIIFFAYGPDKYNYNENKGIFEPRHHYYSKYAYYFLTSEYNSGYDNSVKTINSTTQAETHSVNTYDAFAVHDNDVLNIAQTGRIWYGESFDINNNQNFDFSFPNLINSNTAHININVASTSLSSYFTVSVNGESQNITFSGNYDNHITAFRSSKSFDFNTGTSDNISVNLNFNSSSPAVRSWLDNIYINAKCNLRFTSGQMLFRNAETLGETNITKYTLSNAGSSVIIWDITDPVKPKRVNSNITGTNQTFIFSSSELKEFTAFDNTSFLKPDLENVEQVSNQNLHATPGSTDMIIVTNPDFTAQANELKNLHETMDNMNIKVVTQQQVYNEFSCGADDFSAIRDYARMVYHKASSQDTLRYLLLFGDGSYDNRTGIGENGNYMITYQRKYSEGLTVKGVSDDFFGMLDDDEGDFEDSLDGMLDIGVGRIPVSTVQQASEHIAKIKNYMSPSTYGDWRNQLCFIADDLGENDSVHMTQTEDIIDTISKYYPGLCFNIEKIYLDAYTQYTESGGERYPDANNAINNRVQKGALLLNYIGHGGEHGLAHERVVSISEIESWKNFDKLPIFVTATCEFTRFDDYEFTSAGERVFLNPDGGAIALFTTARVAYIGSNGQLTKEFYRNAFKSFDTGERYRLGDIIRITKTNVNSDNNLIFFLMGDPALKLGYAADNNVVTTLINDHSISEIDTLKALSEASFSGEVQDKYGNKLTNFNGFVYPTVFDKERLVTTQNNDGEGAFTYLTRNNTVYKGKASVTNGNFRFNFIVPRDIALNVDSGKVSYYADNGVIDAKGYSFDFLVGDIADDYPEDNTGPEINLYMNDENFVSGGMTDKNPRIFAKLYDEHGINTASGGIGHDITGIIDDDVQNIIVMNDDYRADEDTYKSGKLEHFLFNLDPGEHKLKFKAFDVYNNSSEEYLEFVVIESENLSIDRLLNYPNPFTTHTDFYFEHNQAGTEIDVLIQIFTISGKLVKTIESTVLAGGYRAGPYAWNGTDDFGNRIGRGVYVYRVKLRSSTGEIAEKFEKLLILK, from the coding sequence ATGATTAAAATTTCTGCAAAAGTTTTGTTGATCAGCTGTTTCTTATTTTTTTATAAAGTTGAAAAAATATCTTCGCAAACATTCTCAAAAAAAATCAATTGGCAAAATAAAAGATTTGTTTCTGATTCAATAACGGGATATTATGTATTAGATTTTGAAAAAGCAGCAATGTTTTCTGATAATAAATTACCATATTTTGCTGAAAATATTAATATAAGAAAGTTTTATGACCAAAACTTTGATTATAAAGTAAAACTTGAAAATCCTGAATATATTGTATTTAAAAATGATGAATTATCAGGTGTGTTAGGACTTGAAAATATTAAAGAATCAATAATCATTGAATCTGAAGTTCATTTAGCAAGAGGAGTTCCGTATTTACAATATAAACTTATTCCTGCTAAAAGAAATAAAACTACCGGAAAGATTGAAAAACTCACCGGTTTTAAAATAAAGATTATAAAAACTCCAAGAAAAAAATCCGGTAAGCAAAAGTTATATGCGGAAAATTCCGTTTTACAAAGCGGAACATGGGTGAAAATAAGAATAAGTAAAACGGGTTTATATAAACTGACATTTGAAGAATTACAGAATATGGGAGTTGCAAACCCGGAAAATGTACGTGTATTCGGTAATGATGCCGGATGGTTACCGATGATTGCCGGAGAGGAAAGACCTGATGATCTTATTGAAAATGATATATTATTTTCGAGCAATTCAATTATTTTCTTTGCCTATGGTCCTGATAAATATAATTATAATGAAAATAAAGGTATTTTCGAGCCTCGGCATCACTATTATTCAAAGTATGCATATTATTTCTTAACATCAGAATATAACAGCGGATATGATAATTCCGTAAAAACTATTAATTCAACAACACAAGCGGAAACTCACAGTGTAAATACATATGATGCTTTTGCAGTTCATGATAATGACGTATTGAATATTGCTCAAACAGGCAGAATATGGTATGGTGAGTCTTTTGATATTAATAATAATCAAAATTTTGATTTCTCTTTTCCGAATTTAATTAATAGTAATACCGCACATATAAATATAAATGTTGCCTCAACTTCTTTAAGTTCATATTTTACAGTAAGTGTGAACGGCGAATCTCAAAATATTACATTTTCCGGAAATTATGATAATCACATTACTGCTTTTAGGTCATCAAAGAGTTTTGATTTTAATACAGGTACTTCAGATAATATTTCAGTTAATCTGAATTTTAACAGTAGTTCACCGGCAGTTCGATCATGGTTGGATAATATATATATTAATGCAAAATGTAATCTTCGTTTTACAAGCGGACAAATGTTATTTCGTAATGCAGAAACTTTGGGTGAGACTAATATTACGAAATACACTTTAAGTAATGCAGGAAGTTCAGTAATAATTTGGGATATTACTGATCCTGTAAAACCAAAAAGAGTAAATTCAAATATTACAGGAACTAATCAAACATTTATATTCTCAAGTTCAGAATTAAAAGAATTTACAGCATTCGATAATACATCTTTTTTAAAACCTGATCTTGAAAATGTTGAACAAGTTTCAAATCAGAATTTACACGCTACGCCGGGGAGTACTGATATGATAATTGTTACAAATCCGGATTTTACGGCTCAAGCAAATGAATTAAAAAATTTGCATGAAACCATGGATAATATGAATATAAAGGTTGTTACACAACAACAGGTTTATAACGAGTTTTCATGCGGTGCTGACGATTTTTCGGCAATACGAGATTATGCAAGAATGGTATATCATAAAGCAAGTTCGCAAGATACCTTAAGATATTTATTGCTTTTTGGCGACGGTTCATATGATAACAGAACCGGCATAGGTGAAAACGGTAACTATATGATAACTTATCAACGCAAATACTCCGAGGGACTGACTGTTAAAGGTGTATCAGATGATTTTTTCGGAATGTTGGATGATGATGAAGGCGATTTCGAAGACAGCCTTGACGGTATGTTGGATATTGGTGTAGGACGAATACCGGTGAGTACAGTTCAACAAGCTTCAGAGCATATTGCAAAAATTAAAAATTATATGAGTCCCTCTACTTACGGAGATTGGAGAAACCAATTATGTTTTATAGCTGATGATTTAGGTGAAAACGATTCTGTTCATATGACACAAACTGAAGATATAATTGATACTATTAGTAAGTATTATCCCGGTTTGTGTTTTAATATTGAAAAAATATATCTTGATGCTTATACACAATATACTGAATCGGGTGGTGAACGATATCCGGATGCTAATAATGCCATAAATAACAGAGTGCAAAAAGGAGCTTTATTATTAAACTATATCGGGCATGGAGGTGAACATGGTTTAGCGCACGAAAGAGTTGTTTCAATAAGTGAAATTGAAAGTTGGAAAAACTTTGATAAGTTGCCGATATTTGTAACAGCAACTTGTGAGTTTACCAGATTTGACGATTATGAGTTTACATCTGCAGGAGAACGAGTTTTTTTAAATCCCGATGGCGGTGCTATAGCATTGTTCACTACAGCAAGAGTTGCATATATTGGCTCAAACGGTCAGTTAACAAAAGAATTTTACAGAAATGCTTTTAAAAGTTTTGATACAGGTGAAAGATACAGATTAGGTGATATAATCAGGATTACAAAAACAAATGTAAATTCTGATAATAATTTAATCTTCTTTTTGATGGGAGACCCTGCATTAAAGCTTGGCTATGCGGCTGATAATAACGTTGTTACGACATTAATAAATGATCATTCAATTTCAGAAATTGATACATTAAAAGCTTTAAGTGAAGCCTCTTTTTCCGGTGAGGTTCAGGATAAATACGGAAATAAATTAACCAATTTTAACGGATTTGTATATCCAACGGTATTTGATAAAGAAAGGCTTGTTACTACTCAAAATAATGACGGAGAGGGTGCATTTACTTATTTAACAAGAAATAATACTGTATATAAAGGAAAAGCAAGTGTTACAAACGGAAATTTCAGGTTCAATTTTATTGTTCCGAGAGATATTGCTTTAAATGTTGATTCCGGAAAAGTAAGTTATTATGCTGATAACGGTGTTATTGATGCAAAAGGATATTCGTTTGATTTCCTTGTGGGAGATATTGCAGATGATTATCCGGAGGATAATACCGGACCGGAAATTAATTTATATATGAATGATGAAAATTTTGTTTCAGGCGGAATGACTGATAAAAACCCGAGAATATTTGCTAAACTTTATGATGAACACGGCATTAATACCGCATCAGGCGGTATAGGACATGATATTACAGGTATTATTGATGATGATGTTCAAAATATCATTGTAATGAATGATGATTACAGAGCAGATGAAGATACATATAAAAGCGGCAAACTTGAACATTTTTTGTTTAATTTGGACCCCGGAGAGCATAAACTTAAATTTAAGGCATTTGATGTTTATAATAATTCTTCCGAAGAGTATCTTGAATTTGTAGTTATTGAATCTGAAAATTTATCAATTGACAGATTGCTTAATTACCCGAATCCGTTCACAACTCATACTGATTTTTATTTTGAACATAATCAAGCAGGAACTGAAATAGATGTTTTAATTCAGATTTTTACAATTTCGGGAAAATTGGTAAAAACAATTGAATCTACGGTTTTAGCAGGCGGATACAGAGCCGGCCCATATGCTTGGAACGGAACGGATGATTTCGGTAACAGAATAGGAAGAGGTGTTTATGTTTACAGAGTAAAACTTAGATCATCAACTGGTGAAATTGCTGAAAAATTTGAAAAGCTTCTGATTTTAAAATAG